From the Kazachstania africana CBS 2517 chromosome 12, complete genome genome, the window TGTTACGATGAGTGACTTTACAAGGGCCTTACAAAAAATCAAACCATCTGTCAGTGATAAAGACAGATTGAAGtatgataaattgaataaaaaaatgggTTGGAATGATGATGTTGAATTAAAAGTTGACGTGTGATTAAATTGTACATAGTTTATGTAATAAATAGAAATTAAGATATTATTTCATAAGTTGCCCTCTTCTCAAGACATTTTTCCTCACTTTCCATACATGTTCATGTTTCTTCCTCCTTTTAGTTGTGAGGTATGGCACTGAGTCGAAAGAACTAAAGAAAACTTCTTGATTTGGAGGAAACACTTCACAAAACGGTGTTTCCGTTTTGTTTCTTATCAATATCCACTGTGTTTCTTTCGCTGAGGATTTTACATGGCTGAGATTAGAACATGGTATATATAGGTTCATAATTTTTCGTTTTTCGTCTATCGAATGAATTAGTGCTAATGttacaaattttaaagcattgatattgatctttttaCTTATCATTGGGTATGTGCCGGCTGCATTGATGTATTCGCTTATGTTGTTTTGTTGGAAGATATTAAGTGCTACAATTGTGCCTTCTAAAGAACCTttaatatcatcttcatgAAGCTTTTGGAAATCAGTTTCCATGTATTGGATACCCTGAATTCCAAAACTTCcaaaagatatttgaaCGGGTGACTTGAAAAGTAATGGATCAAAGTCGTAGTTGTGATTTGACATAAGATGgaaattcaataaagttTTGTATGTCCTTATTTGGGGTGCATGGAATCTTGCCTGAGAGTCATTGAAAGTCTTGAAAGCAGATAGACTTAGTATAATTGGCTCATAATCGTCTTGTAAAGGATTtgagaaaatatttggaatattGAATTCGTTAATCAAAGAGTTGCTTTTAGATTCCAATGTTATAATATGAGTTGGtttgtatttttgaatgacatgatttattatatttatgCCAAAACCTTTGACCCATCCTGGCAGATTTAATAGAGATGTGCCCACAAAGCATTGTTCTTCGAAATAATTAATGAGTTGATCGGCCATATCCAGATATGTTGTAGGGTTGTCTTGAGGAGAATTGGACCCATAGTAATATTGCTTCAACGCTCtaaaattattactttCTTGGCCAAAATGTTGACCTAATGCAAAAGTCTTGTTCGGGTTTTGTTgtttaatttcattcaaagataGACAGTCTGGAAGTGAGTATTCAGGTTGTCCTGGGTCAAGATCCAAATAAAGCAGTTCCTCCTGGGATGAAAAAGAGTCCTCGTCATTATGAATGAGATTTTCACATAATAATCGCAAAAATGTCGATTTTCCTGAGTTCTTTCCCCCAATCACTATTATTCTTATGTCGAAGGTTGAATCCTTATGTgacatcttcattttttctaCCATGGACGTCCATTGATTTGTAGTTATCAAAGGAACAAATTGGTCTTGcatttcattcaatatagTAAACGTTCTAATGGTTGTCGAATAAGGATCATTTTCTCGTATTTTCCAAAGTTGTCTCACGTCAGGATATAATTTGTGGGCGTCTATGAGACCGTCTATTTGGGCATTGGAAATTCGAAGAATACAAGTGAAGCTTTCATCATTAAATACATCACGGTCAATAGAGTGTCTGAATCTGGCCCCTAAATTCAGTGGCTCTTCCCAACCAGCATAGTATGAGCTTTGAATAGGCGGAATAGAATTAGACAACGGGTGCCAAAACGAAAGCTCCTGTTTAGATGAGCTATAATGCGCATTATTATAGACAATTCCACCCTTTACGATTTGGACGTCAAACACACCAGAAAGATACAGTagttgtttttcttttagaCACACTATAACACTATTACTTCGAGGATCATTCAGTTGAAATAAATTTATGTTCATCATTGGTACAAAGCAGTTGTGCTCATTTTGTGAACCGAagtcttcttcatcctcgTCATAAAGCTCCTCATCGGTCGCAGTTCCTTCCCTAGAATTGAATTGAGTAGTCGGAACAGAATCACTCAATGAATCATCATCGTCGGAATTTGAGTTTTCGTAAGTAGGCAATAAACGATCTATAAGCCCAAAagcattgaaagaaaaagttaGTAAACCAAATTAACTGCACATCCCGGTGAAGCATTAAGCTAACATACCTTCTGACATTGTCACAGTTCTTCCTGCCACCTGTATAATACGACTTTCGAACAAAGTTGGGCCTCCTAATACTATCATGCTCATCTCAAGTTAAGTGAAGcttttcaaatatcaaaattgaatttttcaatttaccCGGATAGAGATATCTAGAATGAAAAGTTGATGCATCAGTAACGTATGGCCCTAACAACCGACCATTCGTTGGATAGAGAATTGAGTATTAGGCATGTCAGGGACTATCCGGACAGCAAATGCGATTATTACTGATAGTTATGCATTGATAAAATCGACTGAGAGGTTTTTTCTTCCCCAAACCATGATTGTGAATGGGGGTACGTCGAAGTTTCTGAGAGCTTCATATAGACGATTTATGAGACTGGCACCGTTTGTATCTCAAAGAGCGATGGTACGAAGTACGTATGTCGATTATATTCGTTACAAgtataaaattgaagacTATGATATGAAGAGAAGGCTGGTACTGGGAGATACGGCTCTTCCGAGGGCTCCACTCCGACAGCAGATATTGAACactttgaatttcattattacaGCTGTTTCATACACTGAGAAACCCAAGGATAAGGTACAAAAGACAGATATTATACTTGCAAggaagatattgaagaatctgCTGACTATGGAATAtgaaaagatgaagaagaataaagTGAGTGATGGTAAAGACTATATTAATTTCAAGCTGAAATTTAATCATCTAACCCCAGGTTCTCAGAAAATTAAGCCCATTTCCCTCGCAAGAAATAAAGTTataaaagattttgatagTTGTATCGTTTATCTGAACGAAACTGTGGGCCTTAGATTGTGAAAGATttaatattcttgaaaagcATTGTGTCTTGTAAATAGGAATTTTCtccaaatatatatatatatatagatgtATATGATTGATTAATGTTGTTGCATGGTTTCTTTGGGTATTTTCTTATCTACTGACGGTGattccattattatttaagTAGCTCCCAATTAATTTGACTATCTTCTCGTCtaatatttcatcatcgATATAAGACACTGTAATCATGGATTGCAATTTATCCAAAGTAACAAAGGAGCCATTAAATGCCGTTTCTAAAGGATTTATCACCTCGTtatagaaaagaattaagTTTGAATCCgcttcaataaattttttgaaatttgagGAGAGCTTCAAACTCACCTCCCTTATCCAAAGCTTCTCGTCCTGTAAAATTGTATTTGTAACCATATTAATAACATTATTGTCATTACCATTGATTTGCATTATGTTTTCTCTGTCAGAGTGGAAAGTTTTTGGAAACTTGATGAAgacattgaattttttctccAGTTGgattaaattcattaaattccCATTATTGAGGATGATGTTATTGAACTTATTACTCGTCAAAGCTAGTTTGCTTGAGTTTTGTAAGAACTGAAAGTTCTCGACAAGTTTTAAAAGTTCCTCTTTGgcaaatttgatattgcctttatttttgttgGGACAACGAATAATGACATTGTCATATCTTTctaaatataatttatcttGTGGTAAAGAATAGCTATTAGAAAATTGGATGAAAACGTTATTTTTCCTCATGATAGTTTGAATAATTGATCCACCTGTGCCAATGATAGGTCTATGATAAACTTCAGCGATGAAAAATGATACTTCTGCTGGTAATTCA encodes:
- the GRC3 gene encoding polynucleotide 5'-hydroxyl-kinase (similar to Saccharomyces cerevisiae GRC3 (YLL035W); ancestral locus Anc_4.22); translated protein: MMNINLFQLNDPRSNSVIVCLKEKQLLYLSGVFDVQIVKGGIVYNNAHYSSSKQELSFWHPLSNSIPPIQSSYYAGWEEPLNLGARFRHSIDRDVFNDESFTCILRISNAQIDGLIDAHKLYPDVRQLWKIRENDPYSTTIRTFTILNEMQDQFVPLITTNQWTSMVEKMKMSHKDSTFDIRIIVIGGKNSGKSTFLRLLCENLIHNDEDSFSSQEELLYLDLDPGQPEYSLPDCLSLNEIKQQNPNKTFALGQHFGQESNNFRALKQYYYGSNSPQDNPTTYLDMADQLINYFEEQCFVGTSLLNLPGWVKGFGINIINHVIQKYKPTHIITLESKSNSLINEFNIPNIFSNPLQDDYEPIILSLSAFKTFNDSQARFHAPQIRTYKTLLNFHLMSNHNYDFDPLLFKSPVQISFGSFGIQGIQYMETDFQKLHEDDIKGSLEGTIVALNIFQQNNISEYINAAGTYPMISKKININALKFVTLALIHSIDEKRKIMNLYIPCSNLSHVKSSAKETQWILIRNKTETPFCEVFPPNQEVFFSSFDSVPYLTTKRRKKHEHVWKVRKNVLRRGQLMK
- the IRC19 gene encoding Irc19p (similar to Saccharomyces cerevisiae YLL033W; ancestral locus Anc_4.25); this encodes MSGTIRTANAIITDSYALIKSTERFFLPQTMIVNGGTSKFLRASYRRFMRLAPFVSQRAMVRSTYVDYIRYKYKIEDYDMKRRLVLGDTALPRAPLRQQILNTLNFIITAVSYTEKPKDKVQKTDIILARKILKNLLTMEYEKMKKNKVSDGKDYINFKLKFNHLTPGSQKIKPISLARNKVIKDFDSCIVYLNETVGLRL